From one Shewanella sp. GD04112 genomic stretch:
- a CDS encoding DeoR family transcriptional regulator, producing MNKRNTQQRRHSIISILNEQGEVSVDELSLRFETSEVTIRKDLAELEKTGLLLRRYGGAVAIPDEVTQQFSAKIAPNKLSIAKAAAQLIKDHNRIIIDSGTTTSGLIAELNHKRGLVVMTNALHLANAIHELENEPTLLMTGGTWDPHSESFQGQVAEQVLRSYNFDQLFIGADGIDLARGTTTFNELTGLSKVMAEVSREVIVMVDSDKIGKRIPNLELPWSQISVLVTDARIEESALNQITEQGVKVILAPYSS from the coding sequence ATGAATAAACGAAACACACAGCAACGACGCCACAGTATTATCAGCATTCTGAATGAACAGGGTGAAGTGAGTGTCGATGAGTTGTCATTACGTTTCGAAACCTCAGAAGTGACTATTCGTAAAGACTTGGCCGAACTTGAAAAAACCGGATTACTGCTGCGCCGCTATGGCGGTGCTGTGGCTATACCTGATGAAGTCACGCAACAGTTTTCTGCCAAGATTGCCCCTAATAAGTTATCCATTGCTAAAGCAGCGGCGCAGCTGATCAAAGATCACAATCGCATCATCATCGACAGTGGCACCACCACTTCTGGCCTGATCGCCGAGCTGAATCACAAGCGTGGGCTGGTGGTCATGACCAATGCCTTACATTTGGCTAATGCGATTCATGAGCTTGAAAATGAGCCCACCCTATTGATGACTGGCGGAACCTGGGATCCGCATTCAGAGTCGTTCCAGGGGCAAGTGGCCGAGCAAGTATTACGCTCCTATAACTTCGACCAACTCTTTATCGGTGCTGACGGTATCGATTTAGCGCGCGGCACCACCACCTTTAATGAGCTGACGGGGTTAAGTAAGGTGATGGCAGAGGTTTCCCGCGAAGTGATCGTTATGGTGGATTCGGACAAAATTGGTAAGCGGATCCCTAACTTAGAACTACCTTGGTCGCAAATCAGCGTACTAGTTACCGATGCTCGCATCGAAGAGAGCGCCCTTAACCAAATTACCGAGCAAGGCGTGAAAGTCATCTTAGCGCCCTACTCGTCTTAG
- a CDS encoding 1,4-dihydroxy-2-naphthoyl-CoA synthase, translating to MTKPVSDIFDPALWDEVSGFNFDDITYHRAKAHGTVRIAINRPDCLNAFRPKTVDELYIALDHARQWSDVGCVLLTGNGPSAKGQYSFSSGGDQRIRGKDGYKYEGAEEGKADLARMGRLHILEVQRLIRFMPKVVIAVVPGWAVGGGHSLHVVCDLTLASKEHAVFKQTDPDVASFDSGYGSAYLAKMIGQKRAREIFFCGFNYSADEAFAMGMVNKSVPHAELEVEALRWAKEINSKSPTAMRMLKYGFNMTDDGMVGQQLFAGEATRLAYASAEAQEGRDAFLEKRDQDFSAFPWHY from the coding sequence ATGACTAAACCAGTATCAGATATTTTTGATCCCGCACTGTGGGATGAAGTCAGCGGATTTAATTTCGACGATATCACTTACCATAGAGCCAAAGCCCACGGCACAGTGCGTATCGCCATCAACCGTCCAGATTGCCTCAATGCCTTCCGCCCAAAGACGGTCGACGAGTTGTATATCGCCCTCGATCACGCTCGCCAATGGTCCGATGTAGGTTGTGTGTTACTCACAGGCAATGGCCCCTCCGCCAAAGGACAATATTCGTTTTCCTCCGGTGGCGATCAACGTATTCGCGGCAAAGATGGTTATAAATATGAAGGCGCAGAAGAAGGCAAAGCCGATTTAGCCAGAATGGGGCGTTTACATATCCTCGAAGTCCAACGATTGATCCGCTTTATGCCTAAGGTGGTGATCGCCGTCGTGCCGGGTTGGGCGGTGGGTGGCGGCCATAGTTTACACGTTGTCTGCGACTTAACCTTAGCCTCGAAGGAACACGCCGTCTTCAAACAAACCGATCCCGATGTCGCGAGTTTCGATTCTGGCTATGGTAGTGCTTATCTTGCCAAAATGATTGGCCAAAAGCGCGCGCGAGAAATTTTCTTCTGCGGCTTTAACTACAGTGCCGATGAAGCCTTTGCCATGGGAATGGTCAATAAATCGGTTCCCCATGCAGAACTCGAAGTCGAAGCATTAAGATGGGCCAAAGAGATTAACTCCAAATCGCCAACAGCGATGCGTATGTTGAAGTACGGCTTTAACATGACAGACGATGGCATGGTCGGTCAGCAACTGTTTGCGGGTGAAGCGACACGCTTAGCCTATGCCAGCGCAGAAGCTCAGGAAGGGCGCGATGCTTTCCTCGAAAAACGCGATCAGGACTTTTCAGCGTTTCCTTGGCATTACTAA
- the glmS gene encoding glutamine--fructose-6-phosphate transaminase (isomerizing): MCGIVGAVAQRDVAEILVEGLRRLEYRGYDSAGVAVIHNGELNRTRRVGKVQELSAALETDPLAGGTGIAHTRWATHGEPSERNAHPHLSEGDIAVVHNGIIENHHKLREMLKELGYHFSSDTDTEVICHLVHHELKTHDTLLAAVQATVKQLEGAYGTVVIDRRDSERMVVARSGSPLVIGFGLGENFVASDQLALLPVTRSFAFLEEGDVAEVTRRTVSIFDVHGNKVEREVKESEITHDAGDKGEYRHYMLKEIYEQPLALTRTIEGRIANKQVLDTAFGDNAAEFLKDIKHVQIIACGTSYHAGMAARYWLEDWAGVSCNVEIASEFRYRKSHLFPNSLLVTISQSGETADTLAAMRLAKEMGYKATLTICNAPGSSLVRESDMAYMMKAGAEIGVASTKAFTVQLAGLLMLTAVIGRHNGMSEQMQAEITQSLQSMPAKVEQALSLDDAIAELAEDFADKHHALFLGRGDQYPIAMEGALKLKEISYIHAEAYASGELKHGPLALIDADMPVIVVAPNNELLEKLKSNVEEVRARGGLMYVFADVDAEFESDETMKVIPVPHCDIFMAPLIYTIPLQLLSYHVALIKGTDVDQPRNLAKSVTVE; this comes from the coding sequence ATGTGCGGAATCGTTGGCGCAGTGGCGCAAAGGGATGTGGCCGAAATTCTGGTCGAAGGTTTACGTCGTTTAGAATATCGTGGATATGACTCCGCTGGTGTTGCCGTTATCCACAATGGCGAACTTAATCGTACTCGTCGCGTGGGTAAAGTGCAGGAGCTCTCTGCCGCTCTCGAAACCGACCCGTTAGCGGGGGGCACTGGTATTGCACATACTCGTTGGGCTACCCATGGTGAGCCAAGCGAGCGCAATGCTCACCCACATTTATCTGAAGGCGATATTGCCGTGGTGCACAATGGCATTATCGAAAACCATCATAAACTGCGCGAAATGCTAAAAGAGCTGGGCTATCACTTCAGCTCTGATACCGACACCGAAGTGATTTGCCACTTAGTTCATCACGAATTAAAAACGCACGACACCTTACTGGCCGCTGTGCAAGCCACAGTTAAACAACTCGAAGGCGCTTATGGCACTGTGGTTATCGACCGCCGCGATAGCGAGCGTATGGTCGTTGCGCGCTCAGGCAGCCCATTAGTGATTGGTTTTGGTTTAGGTGAAAACTTCGTTGCATCTGACCAATTGGCGCTGCTGCCTGTGACCCGTTCTTTCGCGTTTTTAGAAGAAGGTGACGTGGCAGAAGTGACTCGTCGCACCGTGAGCATTTTCGATGTGCATGGCAATAAAGTTGAGCGCGAAGTTAAAGAATCAGAAATCACCCATGATGCCGGCGACAAAGGTGAATATCGCCACTATATGCTCAAAGAGATTTATGAGCAGCCATTGGCACTGACGCGCACTATCGAAGGTCGCATTGCTAACAAGCAAGTGCTCGACACGGCTTTTGGTGATAACGCCGCAGAGTTTTTAAAAGATATTAAACACGTACAGATTATTGCCTGTGGTACTAGTTATCATGCGGGGATGGCGGCGCGTTATTGGTTAGAGGATTGGGCTGGCGTTTCATGTAATGTCGAAATCGCCTCCGAATTCCGCTACCGCAAGTCGCATTTGTTCCCTAACAGCCTGTTGGTGACCATTTCTCAATCCGGCGAGACTGCCGATACGCTGGCGGCGATGCGCCTAGCCAAAGAAATGGGCTACAAGGCGACGCTAACTATCTGTAACGCACCTGGCTCTTCCTTAGTCCGTGAGTCTGACATGGCATACATGATGAAAGCGGGTGCTGAGATTGGCGTTGCCTCTACCAAAGCCTTTACTGTGCAGTTGGCTGGTTTGTTAATGCTGACGGCGGTGATCGGTCGCCATAATGGCATGTCGGAGCAAATGCAGGCGGAGATCACTCAAAGCCTACAGTCTATGCCAGCCAAAGTGGAACAAGCATTGAGCTTAGATGATGCGATTGCTGAATTGGCGGAAGATTTTGCCGACAAACACCATGCGCTATTCCTTGGCCGTGGCGATCAGTATCCGATTGCGATGGAAGGTGCGCTGAAACTTAAAGAGATCTCTTATATCCATGCTGAGGCGTATGCCTCTGGCGAGCTGAAACATGGCCCACTGGCGTTGATTGATGCCGACATGCCCGTCATCGTAGTCGCGCCAAACAACGAACTGTTAGAAAAGCTGAAATCTAACGTTGAAGAAGTGCGTGCCCGTGGTGGTTTAATGTATGTCTTTGCCGATGTGGATGCTGAGTTTGAATCTGACGAGACCATGAAGGTTATCCCAGTTCCACACTGCGATATCTTTATGGCACCGCTGATTTACACTATCCCATTACAGTTGCTGTCGTATCACGTTGCCTTAATTAAGGGCACGGATGTGGATCAACCGCGAAACCTCGCTAAATCGGTGACGGTGGAATAA
- a CDS encoding DUF2061 domain-containing protein translates to MTKTFTFAVLHFSVAFTVTYLLTGSVLVGGAVALVEPAINTVVFYFHDKVWKRFEEKKQNALNAITA, encoded by the coding sequence ATGACCAAGACATTTACTTTTGCCGTATTACATTTCAGCGTCGCCTTCACCGTTACCTATTTATTAACCGGTAGTGTTTTGGTAGGTGGTGCCGTTGCCTTAGTTGAACCCGCAATAAACACGGTAGTGTTTTATTTCCACGATAAAGTGTGGAAGCGTTTCGAAGAAAAAAAGCAAAACGCACTTAATGCTATAACGGCTTAA
- a CDS encoding TonB-dependent receptor: MVFKYSVVGLAVGSALMAMPVMAEAPNDENIERINVTGRTFNDYKVGSASGAMRGDIDLMDTPQSVNVIPDFVTDEQLATNLAEVLVNDSSVTAGTTRWNRQVFSIRGFELDSGNGYLINGHQQWSHYVQPIETLQQVEVLKGPSSMLYGQSGPGGLVNMVTKKPTYDSMLNLGFDTDGYGSTRAQLDAGGSLNEAQSIRYRGVLVKQDTKYWREYSTTDENQERDRWLGYLNLEFDISDDLLLSLKYDHTQDKTGIDAGSWLDKQGNVVGQRKTIWDAPWAFTDNTVSNLGADLTWHMNDDWKVKLGYNDQQFNRQRFDSAPQYNEDPFTSGYSIRPFDRYDDWQHKTAYVDFTGEFALAGMEHQLLIGANYLDYFYQQQIARGAAQTVIPGQPVIQPDLDYHTGKKGTPSEYKYYGFYLQDLMTINEQWKLLAGVRYDEQKKDGEGENSYAVSPKFGVIYSPTDNGSVYVNYSKSFTPQGAVNNEYDINNKLNLKPEYGIQYEVGTKWELFDDSLLLTAAVFDITLENITISEKLPTPIGDFTDITTQGGEQKHRGFEVGAQGKLGDSWFVTSSMMYLDAEYQTGDEREGKTPIDAPEWSANIWTRYEVTDNFAMNFGAIYVGERFANVDNTISKDGYVRFDIGAAYTIDIMGKDVSIRANVRNLFDTDYIDGGQYNMVTLGQDRNFSVALEAKF; the protein is encoded by the coding sequence ATGGTATTTAAATATTCAGTGGTTGGTTTGGCCGTAGGGTCTGCATTAATGGCGATGCCTGTTATGGCTGAAGCGCCAAATGATGAGAACATTGAGCGCATTAATGTGACTGGCCGTACGTTTAACGACTATAAAGTCGGCAGTGCATCCGGTGCTATGCGTGGTGATATCGATTTAATGGATACACCACAATCTGTAAATGTTATCCCCGACTTTGTGACCGATGAGCAATTAGCGACTAACCTTGCGGAAGTCTTAGTTAATGACTCGAGCGTAACGGCGGGAACCACTCGCTGGAACCGCCAAGTCTTTAGTATTCGTGGTTTTGAATTAGATTCAGGCAACGGTTATCTGATCAACGGCCACCAGCAATGGTCTCACTACGTTCAACCTATCGAAACTCTGCAACAAGTCGAAGTGCTGAAAGGCCCTTCGAGCATGTTGTATGGCCAATCTGGACCTGGCGGTTTGGTGAATATGGTCACCAAGAAACCCACCTACGATTCTATGCTCAACTTAGGGTTTGATACCGACGGTTACGGCTCTACCCGCGCACAGTTAGATGCTGGTGGCAGCTTAAACGAGGCGCAGAGCATTCGTTACCGCGGTGTGTTAGTCAAACAAGACACTAAATACTGGCGTGAATATTCAACGACCGATGAAAACCAAGAGCGTGATCGTTGGTTAGGTTATTTGAACCTAGAATTTGATATCAGTGATGATTTGTTATTGTCACTGAAATACGACCATACCCAAGATAAAACCGGTATCGATGCTGGCAGTTGGTTAGATAAGCAAGGCAATGTTGTCGGCCAGCGTAAAACCATCTGGGATGCGCCTTGGGCCTTTACCGATAACACGGTTTCAAACTTAGGTGCCGATTTAACTTGGCATATGAATGACGATTGGAAAGTTAAACTGGGTTATAACGATCAACAGTTTAATCGCCAGCGTTTCGATTCTGCACCGCAATATAATGAAGATCCATTCACCTCGGGATACAGTATTAGGCCATTCGATCGTTACGATGATTGGCAGCATAAAACCGCCTATGTCGATTTTACGGGTGAGTTTGCATTGGCGGGTATGGAGCATCAGTTGCTGATCGGCGCTAACTATCTCGATTATTTCTACCAGCAACAAATCGCTCGTGGCGCAGCTCAAACCGTTATTCCTGGTCAGCCGGTGATTCAGCCGGATCTTGATTACCATACAGGTAAAAAAGGTACTCCAAGTGAATACAAATACTATGGTTTCTATCTGCAAGATTTAATGACCATCAATGAACAATGGAAGTTGCTCGCAGGGGTTCGTTATGACGAACAGAAAAAAGATGGCGAAGGTGAAAACAGTTATGCCGTATCGCCTAAATTTGGGGTGATCTACTCACCTACAGATAACGGCAGTGTTTATGTTAACTACTCAAAAAGCTTCACCCCGCAAGGTGCGGTGAATAATGAATACGATATCAATAATAAACTTAACCTAAAGCCTGAATACGGCATTCAATATGAAGTGGGAACAAAGTGGGAACTGTTTGACGACAGCTTGCTATTAACGGCAGCGGTATTTGATATCACACTTGAAAACATTACTATTTCAGAAAAATTGCCTACACCTATCGGTGATTTCACTGATATCACCACCCAAGGCGGAGAGCAAAAGCACCGCGGCTTTGAAGTAGGTGCCCAAGGTAAGCTAGGCGATAGCTGGTTTGTGACTTCATCTATGATGTACCTCGATGCTGAGTATCAAACGGGTGATGAGCGCGAAGGTAAAACTCCTATCGATGCCCCTGAATGGTCGGCTAATATCTGGACTCGTTATGAAGTAACCGATAACTTTGCAATGAACTTCGGTGCTATCTATGTTGGCGAGCGTTTTGCAAACGTGGATAACACTATCAGTAAAGACGGTTATGTCCGCTTCGATATCGGTGCTGCCTACACTATTGATATTATGGGTAAAGATGTAAGCATCCGCGCGAACGTGAGAAACCTGTTTGATACCGATTATATTGATGGCGGACAATACAATATGGTGACTCTAGGCCAAGACCGTAACTTCAGCGTGGCACTTGAAGCTAAGTTCTAA